The sequence GACCTCGTCGGTGGCTGGGGCGAAGACGAGGTCGGCGCCGGCGTCGGCGACCAGTTGCAGATCCGCCTCCTCGGTGCGCGGGTACGCCTGCAGATCGCTCGCCCGGTCGAACTGTCGGGGGTTGACGAAGATCGAGACCACGACCAGGTCACATTCGGCGCGTGCCCGATCCATCAGCGACCGATGACCCTGGTGCAGCGCGCCCATGGTCGGCACCAGGCCGATTCGCTGCCCGGCCCGCCGGGTCGGCGCCAGTGCCTCGCGCAGGGCATCGACCGTGCGGATCACGGTCGGGCGGTTGGTCTGCTCCACTGCGTCACCGTAACCGCTCGAGCAACCGGGGCCGGAACCGCGTCGGTGTGACCCGAACCCGGCCGACCCGTCACCGGGATCGGTTCGGGCCGGCGTACTCCCGGTGCAGCGCCTGCAACACCGGCAGCAGGCGTGGTGCCGGACCGTAGAGCGGATTCAGCATCAGCGTCCGCTCACCCAACAGCGTCCGATCGGTGTCGCGGAGCCACCGGGAGAACCGGTTGTCCGGCCCCGCCTGCTGGACGGCTTGCCACGCCTGCGGGGTGAGCCGGAAGAGCACCCGGCGGTAACGCGGGCCCGGCCAGCGGGGTTGGTAGGTGACCTCGGTGAACTCCTCGTAATCCGGCCAGCCGAGACTCGTCGTGGTCTGCCATTCACCGCGCCGACGTACCTGTTCGGAGATCCCGCTGCGGTCCAGCCGGAGTCGGATCGGTCTGTGCAGGAGGCGCGCGGCGCCGGCCAGACAGAACAGCGAGGCGGTGAGGATCAGCAGGGCCATGGCGCCGGTGGCGACCACTTCGCCGAGGGTCATCGCGCCGGTGGCGCGGCCCTCGGCCATCGCCGAACCCATGGCGAGCACGCAGACGAGCAGGAACAGTCCGACGACCAGGAACAGGAGCGGGCGAGCGCGCCCGACGGTGCGAATCACCGGCCTTCCGGCACGAACCTCGGACAGGGCGGTCTCGGCGGTCGGCAATGGCACCACACGACGATAGCCGGAGCGCTCGGGAGGTCGTGAGGGGAGGCCGCTCTACCAGTCCGTTCCGCAGGATCCGTACCCAAGAGTCCGGTTTGGCTGCGTTTGCTGCGGAACGGATTCGAGGGGTACGCGGGCAAGCTCAGGTACGCAGGGACCTCATGTACACAAGGCCTCAGGTACGCAGGGCGCTGACGGCGAAGATCCAGGCCAGGCTGCCGAGCCCCGACATCATCCCGACGACCATGAATGCCACCGGTACCGGGCCGGGGTCGATGCTGCCGGTGCTGGTCATCGCCAGTCCGATGATCGAGATGACGAAGGCGATCGGCGCCAGCGCGCCGATACCGACGAGCCACAGCGCCAGCGGATGGGGCTTCTTCTCCTGCCGTTCGGTTCCTGAATCGGTGGATGCCGGAACCTGCTGCGCATCGTTCGGATCGATGATGGTGGCCATGTCGAACCCTCCGTAGGACGATCCATGGTGTGGTCTGCGCCATGGGGTTCGAGGTGTTGCCCTCTACTTCCACGATAGGACCCGTTGCGGGGATTGCAAAGAGGATCGAGGAACCCGAGCTGTGATCCCGGAGGCACCGGCCGGCAGCGGGAGATCAATGCCGGGCGGGAGGGCTAGGCTCGAACCATGCAGGTGACCGGGATCCACGCCTATCCCCTGAAATCGGGACGTGCGCGCCCGTTGCCGGCGGCGCAGGTCGAGCCCTGGGGCCTGCGGGGTGATCGCCGGTGGACGGTGATCGATGCCGACGGGGAGAAGGTCTCCGCCCGGACCGATCCTCGACTGTTCCTGATCGATGCCGAGACCTCGGAGTTCGACGACCTCGACGACGCCCTTCGACTGAGCGCCGACGGACACCCCGACCTGCTGCTGGACACCCCGCAGGGCCCGGTCGTCGAGGTCACCATCCACGGTTCTCCGGCACCGGCGATCCATGCCGGTGCCCGGGCCGATGCTTGGATCGGTGCCGTCCTGGGGCGCGAGGACGTCTCGCTCGTCTGGTGCCCCGACCCGACCGTTCGGACCCTGGATCCCGAACACAGTGAGCCCGGTGATGCGACCGCCTACGCCGACGGGTTCCCGGTACTGCTGGCGACCGAGGCGTCCTTGCGGCAACTGAACGCCTGGGTGGCCGAGACCGCCCGCGAACGTGGGCAGCAGCCGACCGAGGTACCGATGGCGCGCTTCCGGCCGAACATCGTGATCGACGGGGAGGTGCCCTTCGCCGAGGACGACTGGTCGCAGGTGATCATCGGCGAGGGGCCGGACGCGCTGGTCCTGCGCAGCAACAGCCCCTGCAAGCGATGTGTGATGACCACCGTCGACCCGCTCAGCCTGGAACGCGGACCGGAGCCGATCCGTACCCTCGCCCGGCATCGACGCGGACTCGGCGGGACCCTCTTCGCGATCAACCTGGTACCGGCCGCGGCCGGCCGGATCGCGCTCGGCGACCGCGTCACCGTGCGCTGAGCGGCGGAATCGCCGCACCCGCGGCAGCCGAATACGATGCACCCCATGAAGAAGTTGCTCCCGCTCGTTGCCGTACCCCTTTTCGCCCTGACCGCCTGCGGCGGTGGAGGTACGGAGACGACGGCCGGCGGCCCGGCCACGGCCGACGGGTCCACCTCCGCGGCGGCCGGCGCCTGCGCGTACACACCGAGCGGGCAGCCGAGCACGGTCGAACTGCCCCCGGCCGATCCGACCGTCTCCGGCGAGGTGCCGGCGACGCTGACCATCGGTGCTGACGGCTCCGATCACGAGCTCGGCCTGGAGCTGGATGCCGCCGCGGCCCCCTGCACGGTCAACTCCTTCGTCTCCCTGGCCGAACAGGGCTACTACGACGGTACGAGCTGTCACCGGCTCACCACCCAGGGGATCTTCGTCCTGCAGTGCGGCGACCCCACCGGCACCGGCACCGGCGGGCCGGGGTACACCATCCCCGACGAGTTCCGCGACGACATGACCTACGGCCCGGGCACCCTGGCCATGGCCAACACCGGTCATGCCGATTCCGGCGGCTCCCAGTTCTTCATCGTCTACGCCGGTGAGGACTCCCAGCTGCCGCCGCAGTACACCGTCTTCGGACAGATCACCGAGGGCCTGGAGGAGTTGCAGGGCTTCGCCGAGCAGGGCACCACCGACGGCAGCGGTGACGGCACTCCCGCGGTCGAGGTCACCTTGGAGTCCTTCACCTTCCCCGAGGCCTGACCGGCCCGGTCGGGTCCGTCCGGGCGATCGGCGGGGTCAGTTCTGCCAGTTGTCCATCCGCTGCTCCTCGCTGCCGAGGACCGGGTGCAACTCCATGGCCGGGCTGTACCGGCTGGCCGGGGTCTGTCGGCCCAGGGCCTCGGCCATCGCCCGCACGTGGTGCGGTCCGCCGCCGCAGCAGACGCCGAGGTAGTTGACGCCGATCTCGGCGGCCCGGCGGGCGAAATCGGCCAGCTCGAACCGGCTCAGCGAGACCGACTCGAGTTGGATCGGGAAGGCGCGATCACCATTGGGCAGGGTCAGCGATTCGAAGGCCGGCACCGCCTCGGTCGTCCGGTACGGCACCGGCAGCGCCGCGATCGGGGTGTCGGTGGCCGCCCGGATCCGTTCCAGCAGCGGCAGCATCGTCACCGGTCCTCGGCTGCAGTTCAGCCCGACCACGGCAGCACCGGCATCGGCCAGCCGTTGCACGGCCTCGACATAGCCGTACCCGTCATAGGTCTCCTCGGGCCGCACGCTGGCGAAGTTCACCACCGCCGGCAGGGAGAACTCTTGGCAGACCTGCAGGGCGATCTCGGCCTCGCCGACGAAGTCGTTGGTCTCGGCGATCACCAGGTCGATTCCCTCCTCGACGGCCCAGGAGAGCTGCTCGCGGTACTGGGCACGGACCAGCTCACCGGTACGGACCGGATCGGCCGGGTCGTAGGACCAGGTGTTGCAGATGTTGCCGGCGACCAGCGCGCCGCCTTCGGCGGCGACCTCATTGGCCAGCCGGACCGCTTGCCGGTTCATCTCCTCCAGCTGGCCGTCGCGGCCGACATCCTTCAACTTCTCCCGGTGGGCGTAGTAGGTCAGCGCGACCATTACCTCCGAACCGGCCCGGAGGAACTCGCGGTGCAACTGCCGCACCGCCTCCGGGGCGTCCAGGACGACCTCGGGTACGTAGGGGCCGGCCTTGATGTAACCCCGGCGTTCGAGTTCGAAGACGTAGCCTTCGGCGCCGAGCACGATGCCGGCCTCGAGCCGGTCGAGGAAGCTGGTCGGGGACGGGCGGTTCATGGTGGTGCCTTTCGCAGGTACGGCGACCGTTAGCGGAATCGTGCCGGGTCGAAGCGGGTGAGGTCGTCCTCGGCCCGGTCCCCGGCGGCCAGCCGGGCCAGGGTACGTCCGACCCACGGGGAGAACTTGTAGCCGGTGCCGCGCCAGCCGACGCCGATCCAGACCCCGGGTTGACCGGGTACCGGTCCGAGCACGAAGTCGTCGTCGGCGACCAGGTCGTAGTCGCACTGGTCGACCACCGTCACCGGGGTGCGTTCGGCACCGGCCAGTCCGGGCATCACCTGCTCGACGAAATCTCCGACGCTGTTGATCGAGGTTTCGGCGGTGTCCAGATCCGGCGGGTTGTAGTAGCCGATCTTCACCGCGTCGATCACCCCGTCGACGATCGGGTGCAGGTAGATACCGGTGTCCAGGTAGGCGATCACCGGCATCCGTTCGGCGGTGTACTGCGCGCGTTCGGCCGGCGCCGGGGTGTAGTAGAAGGCTTCGCTGGGACGGTCCTTGGTGATCGGTACCCGCAGCCGATTGTCCGGCAGCAGGTCGAGTACGTCATTGCTGCCGTGGCCGGCGGTGATCACCACCGAGCCGGTGTGCCAGACCTGTTCTGCCGCAGCCGAGGTGTCGGTGCCGACCACCTGCACACCGTCCGGTCCGGGAATGATCTTGGTCGGTACGGTGTGCTCGAGCACCGGCACACCGGCGGCTCGCAGGTCGCTCAGCAGCGCGGTGGTGACCGAGGCCAGATCGGCCAGTCCGCCGGCGGGATCGAGGAAACCCTCGTCGGCGCGCAGGTAGGGGAACCGCTCGCTCAGCTGCGCGGTGTCCAGTTCCTCGGCGGCGATGCCCAGCTCGGTCATCACCTGCTGGGTCCGGTGGCCGTAGGTGGCCGGCAGGTCCGGTGTCACCTGTGCGGAGGCGATGTTCATGCAGCCGCAGCGGACCAGGGCGCGGGTGCCGGTGGCGGCCTCGAAGTCGGCCCACAGGTCGATCGCCCGCTCGGCCAGTCCGACGTAGAGGGGGTCGAGGTAGTCGCGGCGGTAGGAACGGGTACGGCCGAAGGACGCGGTTGCCGGGTCGCCGACCGTACCGGCCTCCAGCACCACGACCGAGCGTCCCTCCCGGGCAGCGTTCCAGGCGGTGAACAGACCCATCACGCCACCGCCGATGATCACCAGGTCCACCCGGTCCTGATCGGCCGGGGATGTGGTCGGTTCTGCGGCTGGGTTCGCCATGGTTCTCCTGCTCGACATCGGGGTGACCGGGTGGCCACCGGGGTCCACTGTAGGACTCGGCGCCGACCCGGTGGGCTCACCGGCAGGAGATGGACACCGGGCCGCGGCAGGTGCCGGTCGGCCGTGGTCGGACGGGGTGTCGGCCGGGGTCACAGGTGTCGCGGAAGCACCGAGGGCCCCACGTGAACGCGGGGCCCTCGGTGGACTCATCGATGCGGCCGAGGCCGCAGTTGATCAACGGTGCAGATCGAACCGATCCAGTTCCATCACCTTCACCCAGGCGGCGACGAAGTCGTCGACGAACTTGGCCTCCGAACCGTTCTGGGCATAGATCTCGGCAACTGCCCGCAGTTCGGCGTTGGCGCTGAACACCAGGTCGGCCCGGGTGGCGGTCAGCTCCCGGCCCGCCGGCGTGGTCGCGGTGTAACCACCGGAACCGTCGGGGCTCCACAAGGTGTTGATGTCCAGCAGCGCGGTGAAGAAGTCGTTGCTGAGCACACCGACGTTGTCGGTGAAGACACCCGCGGTCGAGCCCTGCGCGTTGGCACCGAGGACCCGCAGGCCACCGATCAGCACGGTCAGCTGCGGTGCGGTCAGCGTGAGCTGGTTCGCCCGGTCCAGCAGCGAGTACTCCGCCGGCAGCTTGCT comes from Naumannella halotolerans and encodes:
- a CDS encoding MOSC domain-containing protein, which gives rise to MQVTGIHAYPLKSGRARPLPAAQVEPWGLRGDRRWTVIDADGEKVSARTDPRLFLIDAETSEFDDLDDALRLSADGHPDLLLDTPQGPVVEVTIHGSPAPAIHAGARADAWIGAVLGREDVSLVWCPDPTVRTLDPEHSEPGDATAYADGFPVLLATEASLRQLNAWVAETARERGQQPTEVPMARFRPNIVIDGEVPFAEDDWSQVIIGEGPDALVLRSNSPCKRCVMTTVDPLSLERGPEPIRTLARHRRGLGGTLFAINLVPAAAGRIALGDRVTVR
- a CDS encoding homocysteine S-methyltransferase family protein → MNRPSPTSFLDRLEAGIVLGAEGYVFELERRGYIKAGPYVPEVVLDAPEAVRQLHREFLRAGSEVMVALTYYAHREKLKDVGRDGQLEEMNRQAVRLANEVAAEGGALVAGNICNTWSYDPADPVRTGELVRAQYREQLSWAVEEGIDLVIAETNDFVGEAEIALQVCQEFSLPAVVNFASVRPEETYDGYGYVEAVQRLADAGAAVVGLNCSRGPVTMLPLLERIRAATDTPIAALPVPYRTTEAVPAFESLTLPNGDRAFPIQLESVSLSRFELADFARRAAEIGVNYLGVCCGGGPHHVRAMAEALGRQTPASRYSPAMELHPVLGSEEQRMDNWQN
- a CDS encoding peptidylprolyl isomerase, giving the protein MKKLLPLVAVPLFALTACGGGGTETTAGGPATADGSTSAAAGACAYTPSGQPSTVELPPADPTVSGEVPATLTIGADGSDHELGLELDAAAAPCTVNSFVSLAEQGYYDGTSCHRLTTQGIFVLQCGDPTGTGTGGPGYTIPDEFRDDMTYGPGTLAMANTGHADSGGSQFFIVYAGEDSQLPPQYTVFGQITEGLEELQGFAEQGTTDGSGDGTPAVEVTLESFTFPEA
- a CDS encoding NAD(P)/FAD-dependent oxidoreductase, coding for MANPAAEPTTSPADQDRVDLVIIGGGVMGLFTAWNAAREGRSVVVLEAGTVGDPATASFGRTRSYRRDYLDPLYVGLAERAIDLWADFEAATGTRALVRCGCMNIASAQVTPDLPATYGHRTQQVMTELGIAAEELDTAQLSERFPYLRADEGFLDPAGGLADLASVTTALLSDLRAAGVPVLEHTVPTKIIPGPDGVQVVGTDTSAAAEQVWHTGSVVITAGHGSNDVLDLLPDNRLRVPITKDRPSEAFYYTPAPAERAQYTAERMPVIAYLDTGIYLHPIVDGVIDAVKIGYYNPPDLDTAETSINSVGDFVEQVMPGLAGAERTPVTVVDQCDYDLVADDDFVLGPVPGQPGVWIGVGWRGTGYKFSPWVGRTLARLAAGDRAEDDLTRFDPARFR